Proteins from a single region of Esox lucius isolate fEsoLuc1 chromosome 13, fEsoLuc1.pri, whole genome shotgun sequence:
- the LOC114840655 gene encoding uncharacterized protein LOC114840655 — MPYITDIDVSINPEQEQCLRNQSFKIINVNLNKGAGGNNIYLWYKKGSSNPITRLQVTFTDEMQIGLRNAGYHKVDKDLNAGAGGDNIFLWCYKGTTEYDNPIVELKVTTDATDEAQIYQKGWERLACDLNRNANDNWIHVWVKKEKKMYISDIKATTSFAFDNEYFSQGYTRVDENVNRDAGERSIFLWYRHSLTQSQTINLLDVSTNNEEEESLQIQGYTCVGVNLNEGTGGPPINAWYKKGSDHAIQTITVIIQQEVSPYEKAGIHVIGKNLNTDNNGTPLYLAYQ; from the coding sequence GTTTCCATTAATCCTGAACAGGAGCAATGCCTAAGAAACCAAAGTTTCAAAATAATCAATGTTAATCTGAACAAAGGTGCTGGAGGAAATAATATTTACCTCTGGTACAAGAAGGGAAGCAGCAATCCCATCACCAGATTGCAGGTTACATTCACAGATGAAATGCAAATTGGTTTGAGGAACGCAGGTTACCATAAGGTGGATAAAGACCTCAATGCAGGGGCTGGAGGAGATAACATCTTTCTCTGGTGCTACAAAGGTACAACTGAGTATGACAACCCTATAGTGGAACTTAAGGTCACCACAGATGCAACAGATGAAGCCCAAATTTACCAGAAAGGCTGGGAACGACTGGCGTGTGACCTGAATCGCAATGCTAACGACAACTGGATCCATGTTTGggtgaagaaagagaagaaaatgtacatCTCTGACATCAAGGCAACTACCTCTTTTGCATTTGATAACGAGTATTTTTCCCAGGGCTACACCCGTGTGGATGAAAATGTGAATCGAGATGCAGGAGAACGCTCTATCTTTCTTTGGTATCGTCATTCTCTAACACAGTCCCAAACCATCAATCTCCTGGATGTCTCCACTAAcaatgaggaagaggaaagCCTTCAGATACAGGGTTATACCTGTGTTGGTGTTAATCTCAATGAAGGAACAGGAGGCCCCCCGATAAATGCCTGGTACAAGAAGGGTTCAGACCATGccatccagaccatcactgtAATCATTCAACAAGAAGTGAGTCCTTATGAAAAGGCTGGCATCCATGTCATTGGAAAAAATCTGAATACAGACAACAATGGCACCCCCTTGTACCTGGCATACCAATGA